The DNA sequence GCCGGGTGGCGACCCGCTACCTGGACGTGGTCGCCGCCGACCTGGACGAGGCGGTGGCGCTGGCCACGGCGGCCCGTCGGGAGCGGCGGGCGCTGTCGGTCGGGGTGGTCGGCAACGCGGCGACGGTCTTTCCGGAGCTGCTGCGCCGTGGTGTCGAGATCGACATCGTGACCGACCAGACCAGCGCCCACGACCCGCTGTCGTACGTGCCGGAGGGGGTCGAGCCGGGCGAGGCCGGTGACTACGCGCGGGCGAAGCCGGAGGAGTTCACCGCCCGGGCGCGGGCGTCGATGGCGAAGCACGTCGAGGCGATGGTCGGCTTCCTCGACGCGGGTGCCGAGGTGTTCGACTACGGCAACTCGATCCGGGGCGAGGCGCAGCTGCACGGCTACGAGCGGGCGTTCGACTTCCCGGGGTTCGTGCCGGCGTACATTCGGCCGTTGTTCTGCGAGGGCAAGGGACCGTTCCGGTGGGCGGCGCTGTCCGGCGATCCGGCCGACATCGCGGCCACCGACCGGGCGGTGCTGGACCTCTTCCCGGAGAACGAGGCGCTGGCCCGGTGGATCCGGCTGGCCGGCGAGCGGGTGGCGTTCCAGGGGCTGCCGGCCCGGATCTGCTGGCTCGGGTACGGCGAACGGGACCGGGCCGGGGTGCGGTTCAACGACATGGTGGCCTCCGGTGAGCTGTCGGCGCCGGTGGTGATCGGCCGCGACCACCTGGACTGCGGCAGTGTGGCCAGCCCGTTCCGGGAGACCGAGGGGATGCGCGACGGCTCCGACGCGATCGCCGACTGGCCGCTGCTGAACGCCCTGGTGAACACGGCGAGCGGCGCCTCCTGGGTATCCATCCACAATGGAGGCGGGGTGGGCATCGGGCGGTCGCTGCACGCCGGGCAGGTCTGCGTCGCCGACGGCACCGAACTGGCCGGCCGGAAGATCGAGCGGGTGCTGACCAACGACCCGGGGATGGGCGTGATCCGGCACGTCGACGCCGGCTACGAACTCGCCGCCGAGGTCGCCGGGGAGCACGGCGTCCAGATCCCGATGGCCCGCCCGTGACCGGCTTCCGGAAGCTCTGGGACGAACTCGCCCCGGTGGGCCGGGACCCGGTCAGCGGCGGCTACCTGCGCTACGCCTTCACCGAGCCGGAGCGGTGGCTGCGGGACTGGTTCCGCCGGCAGGCGGCCGACCGCGGCATGTCGGTCGAGGAGGACGGCAACGGCAACCTGTTCGCCTGGTGGGGGCGGCCGACGCCGGTGACGCGGTGCTGACCGGCAGCCACTTCGACTCGGTGCCGC is a window from the Polymorphospora rubra genome containing:
- the hutU gene encoding urocanate hydratase, with amino-acid sequence MDGPVRAARGVTRTAKAWPQEAALRMLMNNLDPDVAERPDDLVVYGGTGRAARDWPSYRALVRTLTELDDDETMLVQSGRPVGVFRTHEWAPRVLLANSNLVGDWSTWPEFRRLENLGLTMYGQMTAGSWIYIGTQGILQGTYETFAAVAAKRFGGTLAGTLTLTGGCGGMGGAQPLAVTMNDGVCLVVDVDRARLDRRVATRYLDVVAADLDEAVALATAARRERRALSVGVVGNAATVFPELLRRGVEIDIVTDQTSAHDPLSYVPEGVEPGEAGDYARAKPEEFTARARASMAKHVEAMVGFLDAGAEVFDYGNSIRGEAQLHGYERAFDFPGFVPAYIRPLFCEGKGPFRWAALSGDPADIAATDRAVLDLFPENEALARWIRLAGERVAFQGLPARICWLGYGERDRAGVRFNDMVASGELSAPVVIGRDHLDCGSVASPFRETEGMRDGSDAIADWPLLNALVNTASGASWVSIHNGGGVGIGRSLHAGQVCVADGTELAGRKIERVLTNDPGMGVIRHVDAGYELAAEVAGEHGVQIPMARP